A single Oncorhynchus tshawytscha isolate Ot180627B linkage group LG01, Otsh_v2.0, whole genome shotgun sequence DNA region contains:
- the ctbp2a gene encoding C-terminal-binding protein 2a isoform X5, translating to MWRPHFPGIRPQIMNGPMHPRPLVALLDGRDCTVEMPILKDLATVAFCDAQSTQEIHEKVLNEAVGAMMYHTITLTREDLEKFKALRIIIRIGSGYDNIDIKAAGEMGIAVCNIPSAAVEETADSTLCHILNLYRRNTWLYQALREGTRVQSVEQIREVASGAARIRGETLGLIGFGRSGQAVAVRAKVFGFNVIFYDPYLQDGLERSLGVQRVYTLQDLLYQSDCVSLHCNLNEHNHHLINDFTIKQMRQGAFLVNSARGGLVDEKALAQALKEGRIRGAALDVHESEPFSFTQGPLKDAPNLICTPHTAWYSEQASLEMREAAATEIRRAVTGRIPDSLRNCVNKEFFVTTAPWTVEQQQMHPELNGAAYRYPPGVASGGIHGPMEGMVPGGVTITHTLPSGTHPSQAPSPNQPYKNGEPMREHMTEP from the exons ATGTGGAGACCGCATTTCCCAG gtaTCCGTCCCCAGATCATGAATGGGCCCATGCACCCTCGCCCCCTAGTGGCCCTGTTGGATGGACGTGACTGTACAGTCGAGATGCCCATCCTCAAAGACCTGGCCACTGTCGCCTTCTGTGATGCCCAGTCCACACAGGAGATCCATGAGAAG GTGCTGAACGAGGCAGTAGGGGCCATGATGTACCACACCATCACCTTGACCAGAGAAGACCTGGAGAAATTCAAGGCTCTACGCATCATCATCCGCATCGGCAGCGGCTACGACAACATCGACATCAAGGCGGCCGGAGAGATGG GCATCGCGGTGTGTAACATCCCATCGGCGGCGGTGGAGGAGACAGCAGACTCCACTCTGTGCCACATTCTCAACCTGTACCGGCGGAACACCTGGCTGTACCAGGCGCTCCGGGAGGGCACACGGGTCCAGAGTGTGGAGCAGATCAGAGAGGTGGCATCCGGAGCCGCCAGGATCCGAGGAGAAACGCTGGGCCTCATTGGCTTTG GTCGTTCAGGGCAGGCGGTGGCAGTGCGGGCCAAGGTGTTTGGCTTCAACGTGATCTTCTACGACCCGTACCTGCAGGACGGTCTGGAGCGTTCGCTAGGTGTTCAGCGTGTCTACACCCTGCAGGACTTGCTCTACCAGAGTGACTGTGTCTCCCTGCACTGCAACCTGAATGAACACAACCACCACCTCATCAACGACTTCACCatcaaacag ATGCGCCAGGGTGCATTTCTGGTTAACTCTGCACGGGGAGGTCTGGTGGATGAGAAGGCCTTGGCTCAGGCCCTGAAAGAGGGCAGGATACGGGGAGCCGCCCTGGACGTCCATGAGTCAGAACCCTtcag TTTTACCCAGGGTCCTCTGAAGGATGCTCCTAACCTGATCTGTACTCCTCACACGGCCTGGTACAGTGAACAGGCCTCGCTGGAGATGAGAGAGGCAGCCGCCACAGAGATACGCAGAGCCgtcactg GTCGTATTCCTGACAGTTTACGAAACTGTGTCAACAAGGAGTTCTTTGTTACCACGGCTCCTTGGACAGTGGAACAGCAGCAAATGCACCCCGAACTCAACGGTGCCGCGTACAG GTACCCCCCTGGTGTGGCCTCTGGTGGGATCCATGGGCCAATGGAGGGGATGGTGCCTGGGGGGGTGACAATCACCCACACCCTGCCCTCCGGTACCCACCCCTCCCAGGCCCCGTCCCCCAACCAACCCTACAAAAACGGGGAGCCCATGAGAGAGCACATGACCGAGCCATAA
- the ctbp2a gene encoding C-terminal-binding protein 2a isoform X4 produces the protein MPATQRDASPGIRPQIMNGPMHPRPLVALLDGRDCTVEMPILKDLATVAFCDAQSTQEIHEKVLNEAVGAMMYHTITLTREDLEKFKALRIIIRIGSGYDNIDIKAAGEMGIAVCNIPSAAVEETADSTLCHILNLYRRNTWLYQALREGTRVQSVEQIREVASGAARIRGETLGLIGFGRSGQAVAVRAKVFGFNVIFYDPYLQDGLERSLGVQRVYTLQDLLYQSDCVSLHCNLNEHNHHLINDFTIKQMRQGAFLVNSARGGLVDEKALAQALKEGRIRGAALDVHESEPFSFTQGPLKDAPNLICTPHTAWYSEQASLEMREAAATEIRRAVTGRIPDSLRNCVNKEFFVTTAPWTVEQQQMHPELNGAAYRYPPGVASGGIHGPMEGMVPGGVTITHTLPSGTHPSQAPSPNQPYKNGEPMREHMTEP, from the exons gtaTCCGTCCCCAGATCATGAATGGGCCCATGCACCCTCGCCCCCTAGTGGCCCTGTTGGATGGACGTGACTGTACAGTCGAGATGCCCATCCTCAAAGACCTGGCCACTGTCGCCTTCTGTGATGCCCAGTCCACACAGGAGATCCATGAGAAG GTGCTGAACGAGGCAGTAGGGGCCATGATGTACCACACCATCACCTTGACCAGAGAAGACCTGGAGAAATTCAAGGCTCTACGCATCATCATCCGCATCGGCAGCGGCTACGACAACATCGACATCAAGGCGGCCGGAGAGATGG GCATCGCGGTGTGTAACATCCCATCGGCGGCGGTGGAGGAGACAGCAGACTCCACTCTGTGCCACATTCTCAACCTGTACCGGCGGAACACCTGGCTGTACCAGGCGCTCCGGGAGGGCACACGGGTCCAGAGTGTGGAGCAGATCAGAGAGGTGGCATCCGGAGCCGCCAGGATCCGAGGAGAAACGCTGGGCCTCATTGGCTTTG GTCGTTCAGGGCAGGCGGTGGCAGTGCGGGCCAAGGTGTTTGGCTTCAACGTGATCTTCTACGACCCGTACCTGCAGGACGGTCTGGAGCGTTCGCTAGGTGTTCAGCGTGTCTACACCCTGCAGGACTTGCTCTACCAGAGTGACTGTGTCTCCCTGCACTGCAACCTGAATGAACACAACCACCACCTCATCAACGACTTCACCatcaaacag ATGCGCCAGGGTGCATTTCTGGTTAACTCTGCACGGGGAGGTCTGGTGGATGAGAAGGCCTTGGCTCAGGCCCTGAAAGAGGGCAGGATACGGGGAGCCGCCCTGGACGTCCATGAGTCAGAACCCTtcag TTTTACCCAGGGTCCTCTGAAGGATGCTCCTAACCTGATCTGTACTCCTCACACGGCCTGGTACAGTGAACAGGCCTCGCTGGAGATGAGAGAGGCAGCCGCCACAGAGATACGCAGAGCCgtcactg GTCGTATTCCTGACAGTTTACGAAACTGTGTCAACAAGGAGTTCTTTGTTACCACGGCTCCTTGGACAGTGGAACAGCAGCAAATGCACCCCGAACTCAACGGTGCCGCGTACAG GTACCCCCCTGGTGTGGCCTCTGGTGGGATCCATGGGCCAATGGAGGGGATGGTGCCTGGGGGGGTGACAATCACCCACACCCTGCCCTCCGGTACCCACCCCTCCCAGGCCCCGTCCCCCAACCAACCCTACAAAAACGGGGAGCCCATGAGAGAGCACATGACCGAGCCATAA
- the ctbp2a gene encoding C-terminal-binding protein 2a isoform X3, translating into MALPDKHKVKRQRLDRICEGIRPQIMNGPMHPRPLVALLDGRDCTVEMPILKDLATVAFCDAQSTQEIHEKVLNEAVGAMMYHTITLTREDLEKFKALRIIIRIGSGYDNIDIKAAGEMGIAVCNIPSAAVEETADSTLCHILNLYRRNTWLYQALREGTRVQSVEQIREVASGAARIRGETLGLIGFGRSGQAVAVRAKVFGFNVIFYDPYLQDGLERSLGVQRVYTLQDLLYQSDCVSLHCNLNEHNHHLINDFTIKQMRQGAFLVNSARGGLVDEKALAQALKEGRIRGAALDVHESEPFSFTQGPLKDAPNLICTPHTAWYSEQASLEMREAAATEIRRAVTGRIPDSLRNCVNKEFFVTTAPWTVEQQQMHPELNGAAYRYPPGVASGGIHGPMEGMVPGGVTITHTLPSGTHPSQAPSPNQPYKNGEPMREHMTEP; encoded by the exons gtaTCCGTCCCCAGATCATGAATGGGCCCATGCACCCTCGCCCCCTAGTGGCCCTGTTGGATGGACGTGACTGTACAGTCGAGATGCCCATCCTCAAAGACCTGGCCACTGTCGCCTTCTGTGATGCCCAGTCCACACAGGAGATCCATGAGAAG GTGCTGAACGAGGCAGTAGGGGCCATGATGTACCACACCATCACCTTGACCAGAGAAGACCTGGAGAAATTCAAGGCTCTACGCATCATCATCCGCATCGGCAGCGGCTACGACAACATCGACATCAAGGCGGCCGGAGAGATGG GCATCGCGGTGTGTAACATCCCATCGGCGGCGGTGGAGGAGACAGCAGACTCCACTCTGTGCCACATTCTCAACCTGTACCGGCGGAACACCTGGCTGTACCAGGCGCTCCGGGAGGGCACACGGGTCCAGAGTGTGGAGCAGATCAGAGAGGTGGCATCCGGAGCCGCCAGGATCCGAGGAGAAACGCTGGGCCTCATTGGCTTTG GTCGTTCAGGGCAGGCGGTGGCAGTGCGGGCCAAGGTGTTTGGCTTCAACGTGATCTTCTACGACCCGTACCTGCAGGACGGTCTGGAGCGTTCGCTAGGTGTTCAGCGTGTCTACACCCTGCAGGACTTGCTCTACCAGAGTGACTGTGTCTCCCTGCACTGCAACCTGAATGAACACAACCACCACCTCATCAACGACTTCACCatcaaacag ATGCGCCAGGGTGCATTTCTGGTTAACTCTGCACGGGGAGGTCTGGTGGATGAGAAGGCCTTGGCTCAGGCCCTGAAAGAGGGCAGGATACGGGGAGCCGCCCTGGACGTCCATGAGTCAGAACCCTtcag TTTTACCCAGGGTCCTCTGAAGGATGCTCCTAACCTGATCTGTACTCCTCACACGGCCTGGTACAGTGAACAGGCCTCGCTGGAGATGAGAGAGGCAGCCGCCACAGAGATACGCAGAGCCgtcactg GTCGTATTCCTGACAGTTTACGAAACTGTGTCAACAAGGAGTTCTTTGTTACCACGGCTCCTTGGACAGTGGAACAGCAGCAAATGCACCCCGAACTCAACGGTGCCGCGTACAG GTACCCCCCTGGTGTGGCCTCTGGTGGGATCCATGGGCCAATGGAGGGGATGGTGCCTGGGGGGGTGACAATCACCCACACCCTGCCCTCCGGTACCCACCCCTCCCAGGCCCCGTCCCCCAACCAACCCTACAAAAACGGGGAGCCCATGAGAGAGCACATGACCGAGCCATAA